The genomic region CGCCGTGAGTCAGCCTGCCGCTTGCCTGGCTTCCTCATGTCCGGGAGATTTAAAAGCCCGGGCTCCTCTGACTAGGAGCAGAGCGGCGGGAAAAGCGCGCGCGCGCCAACTCGAAGGGCAAGAACGCCGCGCGCGCCAAAAGCGGGGACGGAAGCCATGCAAAGGGGAAGCGCCTGCTGGGGGCGCCAAGAGCAGCCTGCGCCGCCTGCGGCCGACggcggtagcagcagcagcagcagcagcagcagcagcggcacctGCCGCCGCTCCGACCCCAGGAAGCTGCGGTCTGGCCCGGGAGCCGCCTGGGctttgctcctcttcctcctcgcctTTGGGGCGAGCGCGTGCAAAGGTAAGGGCTCCGTTTCAGAGCAACGTCTCTGCATTATCAGCACAGTATTTCTTTATGTTGGCTCAACTTCCCTGTAGAATGACAGATTCATCTCTTACTGGGTTTAATATTGATATTAAATGCATTTACCTTCATCAATTAATACAATTTCAGCCAGGTATTTCCTTGGAGTTCTTTTAATTACACTGTGAACATATTTCGAGCTAGCTACCTCCAAAACAAAGATccataaaaagagagagacaaaccTCTATTTTTAAAGGGCCACCATGCGCGCACACAACGGTTTGCAGCTTTAGAAATCCCGCGCTGTTAAGGAAGGCAAAGCTTTTCAGCCCTTTGCAAAGAAGCAAAGCGACGCGGGCTTCTTTCTGGATTCTGCATTTCGTTGGTGCAGGCTAGGCAGGCGGACACCAAGAGGTGTCAGCTCTTCCCTGGTCCACTGAGATGCTGGCAGACCGCTGCAGATCTTTggtcagggagaaggatggagggTTATGGTCCAGTTTGCTCTATGTATGCTGTGCCCGAAAATGTCTTGCCTTTGTGCCTGATGAGGAATTATGTGAAACTCAAAAGCTGATGTCGTCTCACGGCAGCCTAATACCATCCTATCCACCACAACAGTTTTATCAGTTTTGTCATTTCTTGGCATGGTATATAGGTCTGTTTGTAATTTATTGCATTTTGGCTTATACGAGACTCCAAGGCACGTTGTATGGAATTGTCCCATAAGGTGGTAGGTCAGATTTCCGCTGTCAATTTATTATAAAAATGATGTAGAGCCGATTTTAAAATCCTGTCCTGTAGTAGAAGTAAACCAGCAATAGCATTTTAGTACAGGTGGTTGTTCCCACTTTCAGAGTAAATTATGCGGCACATAACTGAAAGTCACCTACGTCTACTGTAGATTAGTTAAAATCACAGTAAATGATATGTGTAACATTTTTCTGTTCAGCGCCTGTCTGAGCACCAGCACTTTACTGGATTTTAAACTAATGTGGGAGATAAATTTtgtaggaaaagcaggataaaaaacAAGTGTCCTTCTTTTCTATTCACAATCCATTCTGTGGTTTAGACTCTTTAATCATCCTGATTGCATGTAGGATTGGCATGTTAAAGGGTGATATAAAGACCCTGAATGAACATTTTAATAATGAAGTAGCTGTCAGTTTAATTTCAACttcgaagttcagaggaatttgtGCAGAGTATAGTTAGCAAGCATTTCTTCTATTCTAGTCCATTAGatttaccaaaagaaaaagaaaaattatggTGAAATGAACAAGAAGTTAATCCTGAACAaagctatttattttattccctTGACTTGAATGTAATACACAGATGTAGTTTGCATCTGTAAAATGAAAACGTGAAATGCAGAACAGAATAACCTTCATTACTTGCTGTGTATTTCCATAGTCACCGTACTTAGAATTTTGAAATCTTCATAAATATGGCAAAGAAGAAAAACATAGTAATCTAACAGTAATTTACATAGCTGCTATGTATAGTATAATTGTGGGGcaataaaaatgtaaaggaatgttttatttctgtccttTGTTTTCACATTACACACTGCAAGACTGAAAGCAGCTAAAAAGTCAGAATAGACAATCTCTTTCCAAATATTAAATATGACTCTGCCCCCTTCAGTTCTTATTATCTGCCAGTGAAGATCGCTTGCCACATGAATTGGTagtagatatatttctgtaatAGCAATAAAAGTGCAGGCCACTGAAGGCAATAATTACAATTTTCATATGCTCTGAAATTTTCACTAAAAAGCTTTCCTTGTGGACATTTAATTCTGGCGGTGCCCACCTGTTTTTACATCGTCTCAGAAAATGGAGGTATGGAACATGTCTTTGTTGGAACAATGTCTTGTTCCAACAGGAGTTTTGTATAGGAGCTTATTCATTTCTAACCAATTTGCctaaggaagtttttttttttcctgagcaAGCTTAATGTTCCATTTTTTTTAactgaacaaaaagaaaaacccctTGTTCAATACAAAGTCTCCCTGTCATTTTATGTGGAATTTAACAGGGTGCTAAATAGTAAACAGAATTAGTGACAACTTTAAATAATACTTTTACAGTTTCAGAAAActtccttgctttaaaaaaaaaattatataaacaaCTCTTTTCTGTGTGAAGCCCTCCTTTTATGTGAGATACATCATTAATATCTTTCATTTTTGTTCTTTCCGTAGCTTGAAATGTTTATTTCTGAAAATGTGCATGTTTAACATATTTGCAAATTGTCTTGGTTTTGTGAGTTACATTGAAATAGCCATTGgctacaaataaacaaaaaccagACCAATTGATACAGTACAGAACTTTATATTCAGTGCCTAATTGTTTGTGGTGCTGTTAAGTGCTGAATCGTAACATCATTCTCTTGTTTGTGACATTCATTAGTTTTCACTCAAATGCTCACACACAAGAGCTAGAGCTAGAGAACCCCATATTGATGTTGGCAatagagtgtgcctccaggggtgaagtcaaaccatgttGCTTTTGCTCTGTTAGCAGCTCTGAAGCGACctctccagggcacaagcctgggcagtgtgtatggaggtcctgggctgcccatacaacaagacccccctcttgacctcactgatgcggtccaaaggaaagcagaacaatatgtttggcaccagcttggcagcaGGAGTAGCTGGAAGGAAGTGTACAAGTCACCATCCTTAGGGACTCCGTTCTGGATTcatgtaggatttactccttagcctcttCTTCTACTGAAGACATccaacaaggcagcagaggtttcagatcagagttttccttctcctagatgggctaccttcccaggtttacaagccccacctgcccctttacagcatgtgcagagaccaccttcttgaatgttggacccactattggtctcattcaCTCAATCCACTGGAacttgtcttcacatgcaggggaagtccctaacttaccaagggtttgagacgTATTGGCTTGCCCTCACTTGGTTTAGATGGCCACTCAAAGTTGTTCCTGGGGGGTGGCcgttgttgcatgctgacagcttctaggagccacaggtgggagctgaatgcaggttggggaccaaaggtggacaaactaccccagaaggagcatgatgtgtcccccaccagaggtactacccctcccttaACACCCCAGGGAACCCCGtattataaataattataattctaattctaattctaatttccAGGTGCACCGATGGCACCCCATGTTCTACAAGGAGAACCAGATTTGCAGTTATCAAATGAGGTACAGTGAAATATCTTCTGTACTAtttgtttagtttttttattttagaaaaggcatttattgttgttgttattattagcaCACCTGCTATAGTTCCTTAAGAACAATATATGTTATCTTTATTTGAAAGGAGCAATCTGCTTTCCAATACAAGAATGACATCGTAAGGGGCTGTCGGCAATGCGAGATAGTGTGCGCACCACACTTCCACGGTGCAGATTGAAGGAGCACAAGTGACACTTTAGAACAGCTGTGGCTGAATATTGCCAGTAAAAGAGCTTGTATCCTGACGAGATTTAACAAGAACAGACCAACTAATGTTCATGCTTTCAGGAATTAGGCTCTTGGCTCTTTTCAGGCTTAAACCTTTACTCTGGTTAGATTTGCTGGTGGTGCTGCACTTAAGATGGGTGTTAATATTAGCATTAAAAGTTCTGTTCTCTGATCTGTCAGTTAAGATCTGGCTAGTGTCTCTCATGGACGGACTTCTCATGTGTATTGCACAGGACTTGGTGTTGCCAAATGCTCCTAATCTTATGCTAAAATGCTTGAGTGAGCTCTGAGTTGCTGTTTCGTGAGGCTTGTCACAACGTTGGGTGCAAACTCCTCTTTAGGAAGGGGTGTCCAGTTGTCTGGCTTtctgaggggtggtggtggtggtaagccTTTGTTCTCTGTCAACTTAATATTAAAAATGATGCGACCTCACATAAAACTCAACATCTTATTTTActattttgcttctttttcaaTCCTATGCTATGTTTGCTCTCTTGTCTATATTTTCAGATAGATGATGTGTGCTCTACTTACATGGTCAGGGATAGTCCATCTCAGGTCAgtcaagtttaataataataatgatgatgatgataatgatgataattcaAATATGCTAAATTTGTCGAAGTAGGTGCTATTGCTTCATTTATCACGTCCCTCAgattcttcttctctctccctcccccccccctttagtccTCTAATACATTGGAAGAACTTTGCTATATGATTCTGGAACTTCTACACAAAGCTCAGGTAAATCCACTTAACGTTTTATTTCCGAAACATGGCTGCCAGCATATTTTGTACAGTGTAGGGCATTGCAATTGTGCAGTTCAGTGTATACTAAATACTGATACAATTCTCAGCATTGTGGCTCTCTGGCAGCAAGTGCTTCAGGGCTCTTTGCAGAAAACTAAGTTTACTAAAACGGTAGCAAAACTGCTCTTTGATGTCTGAGAAGTAGTACAGATGCAAAGCTATGCGCTGCTGTTTCTCTAGAATGTCTAATAGAACAGAATGTGTGCCAGCTGGTGGTTCGGAGTCCTCTATTTCTAATCAATACTGTTAACATTTTGCAGTTGGGAATTTGTGTGTACTTTCAGCTCAATGATTCCTTGGTTgcttaaaaacagaacaaaccctTAGTGGAAAGATGGGCCACTTAACCTTCATATGACTCATAGACTAATCTTGTGTCTCCCCTCTCTTTCAACGTTTTTTTGAGATGCTGGTGCCCTTGATGTGCAATTTAGAATCTTATCTCAGTTACCACGTTCTATAAACAAGGTTTCTGGTGCTAGTGGGCTATATAGGGCAGCCACAAAGATAAGCTAGTGTGTGTGGACCTTATCAAGAGAGAGATATCAGAATCCAGACGGTGTTAGCTTGGTAAGATTTCTAGGAGAAGTCTTTAGTCCCCTGTATAGCTTGTTCTCCCCAGGACAAAATATTACCCTGAGGTAAGATGTATTCTACAATTATCCTTGGAATACTTTCATGATATAATTCTACTTCACATTGTAGTTTTTGTTATTATAGTGGTAGAACTTTCTGAGAAAGTGTGCCATTCCCCGCAACCATTGCATTCTTTAAGAAACTGAAACCAAAACCAATAAGGAGAATATGAAATGCACAGAAGTATTGGCAATGTATTAGATGGAGTATTGTGTTTCAGTAATAATTTGTTCTTGATTGTGGTTTCACGGCCCAAATTATCTAATGCCATTGCCTGCCTCTGTAAAGCAGTTGTTGCATTCCATGTAGACTCAGACTTCTGAACCAATTGCAGTGAACAGCCAGATGAGAGttctggggaaaaaatattgATTCTGTGGAGTTTCTGTGGAGTATAGCTACTATGGAGAAGAAATGAATATAAAATACTAAAAATCTTAAACAGTTAAtggtgcagtcctatgcatgttaactcagaagcaaatcccagaAGTAAATTTAATAGAGCTGAGTAATCTCAAATAAAAGTGCCTAGGATTGCAGACCCAATCAACAATTCCAAAGATAGCAAAAACGATAAGTACTGTACCATGCtattttgttttccccaaatgTCCACTCCTTGGTTGTTGAAAGTCTTTGCCAATTATTTCCACAGGAGTCAGATGAAAAGGACAACACCAAAAGAGTAAgctccttgtttttaaaaaatgtgtttttttattgtgtgTTAACTGTCTCAAAAATCATTACATATTAATCTGTTTCAAAGTAAAATCCACTTTTAATTTCTTTGAACAGTTCTTATTCCATTATTCTAAGACCCATGACACAGGCAACTCAGACATTCTGGTAAGTTGAACTGCCCATTCCCCTGTGAGTAAAGACAACAtgatattatcattatttttggGGCTTCAGTTGATTCCACCTGATATTGAATTCCTAATctgtaaaaagtttttaaaaccaAGAACCAATCTTGCTTATAGCCTAGTTACAACAGATGAAAGCTAAATGTCAATGCCAGAAGTTCTAAATTTAGTAAAACTTGtataattaaaaaaaggaaagaaatggatgCCGAGTGACAGACATATATGGAACTGACTCAAGACATATCTGAGGTAATCATAATCTAAACATTTTAAAGTTAAAGCTGAGTTAAAGCTAAATAGTCTTCTAATACAAATTAATGTTTTTATTCTAAAACGCAATAAGGTTAATACTAGTTCCTTTACTAAGGATTCCAGCTACAAATATATAGTGTGAATTCTAAAATAAAGTTTTCTTCAGAAAGAACAGTTTAGAATATTTCTTTTGGAGGGTTTtatcataaacaaacaaacaaacaagaaatatCCTATATGCAAACATAATGGAATAACATTTTACATAAGGTCTTTCTTTTAAAGTTCCACCAAAACACcagtcacatacacacacacacacatctgtccTGTGTCTTACATTAAAGTTTGTATCTGCTTACTTACTGTTCATTTTGTAACATAATCAGTGTTCTATGTTTATTGCCACTGTTGTCTGATTCCTTCATACCAATAGACAATATAATGGATTTTTTTGTGCCAGCATATTACTAAAATGTTATAATTATAGAAATATTTTGTAGCAAAAAGTGACAAAGCTGTCATGAATTTGCAATTTCTTTGGGGTTTATATCTTGGCAGCTACTTTGTGTCTTAATAATTCAATGTTGCAGTCCCATAGAAGTtgtacattttattatgtttagcTTATCACCAAGTTTATACACCAATGGAAATTcgaatacattttaaaacatacattAAATAAGCTGGGCTTTTGATTTCTCACAGTATTTGACTAAATAACCCCACACAAATCTTTTGCTAAAAGTAATTATATTAGAACCACACCTAACTCATTACGAAATCACAGAATAAGAAGATGTATCTTATCTTTAGCTTTGAGCCTCATGGGCACAAAATAGACCATTATGCAATTAATATGTTTTGTGAATAATGATTATACATCTGCTGTATGAAATGTTTCACACTTTTAAAACAAgaatataaatgaaatatttttgagAAACATTACGCCCTGACCATTATGTGCAGTGCTGTTCAGTTACGCCCTGACCACTAACATGTATATTGGGAGCACTTGCGGGGCGGCTTATTCTGATTTGGGATTCAGGTTTGTAGGGCAAAAAAATTTAGGCTTGAGGTTTCCTGGGGGAAGCGAGGAAAGCAGTAGAGCAGAATGTACCTAGACTGAGGTTGAAATCCTATACACCTTTACCTGGGAGtgtcccatttaactcagtgtGGCTTACAGACTTGTTTAGGAATGCACTGTAAGGAATGAAGAAGAGCAGGAGGTGAAGCCCAGAATTGTTTCAACTGTGGCCAGCAACTGCTGCTTTTtagcagtataataataataattatttattgaatttatatggcTCCCTATacatgcaggtctcagggcggttcacagaataaaatcaaaatagaaaaccacaaaatgcataatcaaaataaaaacatcaacaatcCCATAAACATCTACCTTGGCTGTGTGCCTTCAGACTAACTTAGCATATTGAAATTGAGTTGCCATTCAAGTATTTTGGCCTCACTAAAGCTTCCGTTTCAGCTTTTCTCCTAAATATTGTACCTTGTATTGTGGAGGGCTTCTGGAAGGGGGCATATAGATTGTGGGGTTCTGTGTAGGATAAAGGGACACTACTTCTTGATTAATGAGGCAAGTTCTTCTTTGTGACCAAGACGAAGAATTATGTATGAAATGCTATTAAACAGATATGCTAGTGCAATGATTTCTGCATGCATAATAGAAAttcccctctcctctcttctccctatGTGCTCCCTGTGCCGTCCCCAAAGCCTTGGGGTAACATGCGGAACATATTTAGGGAGTATGTGTACATGCAGGTGAGAGAAGAGGGTGGGAAAGTTCCTTTGCAGAGCCAAATGTTCTTGCACTACAAGATCTGTTCAGTTGGATGCTGCTTGGATTTATGAGTTCTTCCTGGGTTTGCAAACTTTTCCTGTCTGGATATCTAGGAACTTGGCATTATCCTGAGATTGTCCATCGAGCAAGAAACCATAGGGAGCTTTATCTAATGTCTGTGGTGTTAGATGGCTCATAGCAACAAGCAGAGGCAGCTCATCccatttcactgcctgaggcGAAACAGGAAAGTGCACACAATGCACACTGCCCTCCTTGCTGCCCTCGCCAAAGCCTCGCTTACTTGGGGTCACAgagcttctggtgagatctcatgagagcccCACAAGAAGTCATGGAAGCCTCTGGAGGTATCTGTTTGATCTTGTAGGGTTCttgtgagatcttgccagaatGGAGAATCCATTGTAGCCCCTTCTCCGGAGGCAAGAAGGTGTGTGCCCAtgaattctgccacctgaggccctGACAACAAACACTCAGCTATCATTTGCTTTTCCAAGCAGTGCATCTTGCGTACCCATGTCAAGCTTGCAGCAAACACAGGAATGGTACTCCTTGACGCTAGTTATTTCCTCATCAACTAAGTTTAACAGTGTGCATTTATGCAGGAAATTGCAACATCAGAAACAGCTATGGGAATGTCTAAAAATATTGTCCCATCAAACATCTTCCATCCTTTGCTTTGTGTGCTCTGTTTTTGAGTCAGTGCTGCAGtgaagggttttgtttgtttgtgtttatacATCCTGGATTTCATTGTCTTTCATGTGTCTGTATTCATATCCTCTCAGTCGTCTGTCCTGCATCCTTTGCTGCAACTTGTTCCACAACTGAAGAAGAGACTGAAGAGATACAAAGCGGACGTATGTAAcgttccatttttctttctaaaacatGCTGTTTATTATTCTGTATCATTATACCGTCTTTCAAGATTGACTGATACAGTCTTTGTGCTTTCTTTAAAGCACGGCATTATTCTGCATGCTTCCTCTTCAGAAGAGTTACGTGTATGTTGCTATATGTCATTTTAGGAAGTTACATAAACTGGAAAAATCTCATAATTGACCATTTTATACATCTAAACAACTGTATTATCTTTCCTTTTGAATGGCTGGATTTGAGGTTGTGCTATGCTGGTTGAAATTAAGGATTGTAATAATGTTGTTCAAAGGGCTAGTCCTATGTGGGGACAGCATCTTATAGGATCAGGCTTAATATCCTGGTACCAAGGCTGCACGGAACAATATTAGTGCTCTTCAGCCTGTCCTGTGACCTGATCTTTGACCCTGGTAATAGCAGCAAAAGTGGCACTGTTGAACCTTGATTTATCCCTGCTAGTATTTTATTAAGGCCATGGGCAGTGGGGGAGGCAAGGGCTAGCAGAAGTGAAGTAACAGTGATCAGTCAGAACAGTGGTCATCTTACTTGCCTGAATATGTGATTTCAGGCCACTCTGCCTATCATAGCCACCTGTAGGAGGCACAGACCTTGGTACAAATTTTAGTTTTGTCAGTATCCATTTTAATTTCTTGCACTAATTAGATGTCTCTGCCACAGCTTTGAATAGGTACTAGATTTCCTTGGAGCAAAATGCAAATTTGTTAGATGACTCACAGGGTCACTGGGAACAATCAGTTCCACGCTATAGGGCATTGGACTGGGtagattcttttcttttcttttcttttcttttcttttcttggccACTGGTTTCATCTAGCATATGTTTTTTTACTTGGCAAAGCAACTAAAGAATAGATCTGCCAGTCAATTGTGAAATATCCTTTCTGAGATACTCAGCTCTATTACTTTGGACAGAAAAGTCCAGTAACTGAAAATCCAAATTTATTTCATTCTTAAAAGCAGAGCTGCCaggataagtaaaggtaaagggacccctgaccattaggtccagtcgtggccgactctggggttgtggtgctcatctcgctttattggccgagggagccagcgtacagcttccgggtcatgtgggcagcatgactaagccgcttctggcgaaccagagcagcgcacggaaacaccgtttgccttcccgccggagcagtacctatttatctacttgcactttgacgtgctttcgaactgctaggttggaaggagcagggaccgagcaacgggagcttaccctgtggcggggattcgaaccgccaaccttctgatcggcaagtcctaggctctgtggtttaacccacagcgccacccacatcttgCAGGATAGCTGCTTTTAAATCAAGAGAATTTAAAATATGAATCACGTCACcagggaaaaaagagagatttaaatttgtttttgtaatgCATGCATTTCTGGAATAAGAGTGCCTTCTAGTTGCTGGCTATAACAGCCTCACCAAGTCACCAAGTTTGAATCTTCAAGAGCCAGCTAGTTTCCTGAGGTGTGATACCATAAAAAACACTGGGTGGAATATTGCCCCATTCTATCCATTTTTAAGATGCTAGTCATTTAATTAAACTTCAGATGTATATGAATAGCTActcccttcttcctctcctttcaGAGCTTCAAATTCAGTCAGTTCTAATCCCATGAGGTACTGAAAAAACAACTAAAATAAGAactatccaactctacaattcaatgattctatttTGTCGCTTGCCTTTAAGAggagaaatcagaacaaatgaTTTTGTATGTGACCTACTAATAAATATTTCAGAACTCCTTTTACCATGTCAGAAAGGAAAATGATGCAAACAGCCAATACATACTGAACACTATCATGGCCTGAGGTTATCAGATTTTGATTGGAAGCAGTTAACTAGAAGGCAAAGAGGAAAGCAATCTGCTTAGCACAAATGCTAAAACTGTGAAGAGAACACTATGTCCAGCTGATAAAAAGTTGTATAATGGAATCAAGGCAGGCTGCTAGCATGCATTAACAATTTAATAGAAAATACCTGCAGTGCCCTTTGAGGAAACAGAAGACATACAAGATGtatttgaaattattttattaattaaaagaGCGAGCCATTTTATAAGGAATGACttgcaagactgaaaaagagtccTGCTTGTGCCCTTTAGATAATCATATTAGCAATTTATGTGTTGAATTCAATATTTGTGGAAGAGTCCTTAATCTAACAGAGGCCTCTGCTCATAGAACAtgcaatttcccccccaattctCTCTTTTCCCCTGCTGCTCCCCGTACCTTCAACATGCTTCTGGAGAGCCCACCAATCTTTAAGAGCAGATTTTGGGTGGGGGAGCACAGAATGTTGCAGGGGGAGAGGGAGTTGGCAAAAATCACATTCTTTCTTCTTCATGTAGAGCAGTGGTTGCCAATTGGTGCTCCGTGGACCCTAGGGGTCcacgtaacccacccagggggtccttggcaccattcacataatcAAAACTACTAGGGGTCTGCactacttagctaattgggaaaccAGAGAATCAAAAACCCTTCCAGAAATGGAATGGCACAGTTCAATTCAACCCACTGAATATCTGAATTTCACATATTATTTGGCATATGCTCCtaactttttaaaagtcattcAGTTTCCTTGCTACAGCTTTTGCAGGTATACTGATTAACTGCACTGCCTGACTTCTGAGAATATTGTACCTAATATAACAGAGTGCTGGTGTGGGTGCTTTGCTATACAGATCACTTGCCTCTTATGCAAGGGTTGTCTTCTGGGAATAGCACATAAAACCGTAATTACACATAGTAAAACAAAAACCTTGGAATAGCCCCCGCACAAAAAATCTTACCTTCCAGAGCTGGCAACCAAACATGTCTTACCTGCTCCCCTAAGCAAGGCAAAGAGCTTTTAATATTAATATCAATATTAATAGCTATTCTTATTGGGTTGTCTTCCTGCatacctctttttctggaattaTTTTCCTCCTTATAGATTGAGAAAAAGCTAAATTGTGTGTGAATATTTCTTTGTTGCTCAttcattaaataattaaaaagattTATGTATATTTTTTATACTGAGTCACAGTAATAGAAAGAAGCTTGTCGCTGTTTCTCATTTCAATTTCAGACAAACAAAGTGTAGTTTTCCACAAATCTATGTATCCGTTGAAGTAACTGACAGCTTCTTTTGTTTGCCTATTTTTATTCCTCTTTCTAAACTGTCACCAAAAGTAGGCTGGACTCTCCACCCAACCCTGCCACTAGCCATAGCACAAATCTTAGAGATATGCAATcattataaatttatattatattatttattcatttttaaataagaaaattCCCAATATTTCATGCTATTTATGACCACTTGTGTTGCAGCATACATTGTTGTTACATTGCTACTCAAGTATGTGTTGTTTTGAAATCTATTCTCTTTTCAGGAAGAACTTCGAATACCTGGAGGAATTCAAAGTAGGGGCTACTTTATCTTCCGGGTGTGTATTTTTTGTATGTAATATGCTGGTGATttagaaaataaacaaattcaaGCATTTTAGAATCCACTTtaaatttgtttaattttttgttCACCTTTACATCTTTACATTCTTTATACCTTTACATTCTTCAGGTGAACTAGAAACTAAGAGACACGTGGTGAATGTGGTGGAAGTCTTTTAGAATATTTTAATTaggatttatatattgtaatgtttgaagtatAAGTTTGGTATTATTGATTatgaaaagtattttctttttcttttttcttttcttttatcttttgtctCTTTTATTTTCTAGTCTGCATGTTGGAAAGTAC from Podarcis raffonei isolate rPodRaf1 chromosome 9, rPodRaf1.pri, whole genome shotgun sequence harbors:
- the NMU gene encoding neuromedin-U isoform X1, encoding MQRGSACWGRQEQPAPPAADGGSSSSSSSSSSGTCRRSDPRKLRSGPGAAWALLLFLLAFGASACKGAPMAPHVLQGEPDLQLSNEIDDVCSTYMVRDSPSQSSNTLEELCYMILELLHKAQESDEKDNTKRFLFHYSKTHDTGNSDILSSVLHPLLQLVPQLKKRLKRYKADEELRIPGGIQSRGYFIFRPRNGRRSTTFR
- the NMU gene encoding neuromedin-U isoform X2, which produces MQRGSACWGRQEQPAPPAADGGSSSSSSSSSSGTCRRSDPRKLRSGPGAAWALLLFLLAFGASACKGAPMAPHVLQGEPDLQLSNEIDDVCSTYMVRDSPSQSSNTLEELCYMILELLHKAQESDEKDNTKRSSVLHPLLQLVPQLKKRLKRYKADEELRIPGGIQSRGYFIFRPRNGRRSTTFR
- the NMU gene encoding neuromedin-U isoform X3, which codes for MAPHVLQGEPDLQLSNEIDDVCSTYMVRDSPSQSSNTLEELCYMILELLHKAQESDEKDNTKRFLFHYSKTHDTGNSDILSSVLHPLLQLVPQLKKRLKRYKADEELRIPGGIQSRGYFIFRPRNGRRSTTFR